One Serpentinicella alkaliphila DNA segment encodes these proteins:
- a CDS encoding 4-hydroxyphenylacetate 3-hydroxylase N-terminal domain-containing protein, with the protein MALKTGEQYKESLRKMRPNVYKWDRLIEDITTDPVTRGHVASVAHSYDMSFDEKDAYIYTAKSHLTGEIAHRWNTLPQTAEDQMHNARMKRHQYRHSGTCKGATCAGWTGMTVLWAVTQEMDKEYGTNYHERLKNYFKYVEDNALALAGAITDAKGDRSLKPSQQKNKDSHVHIKEVREDGIVIRGYKTQICGIVGANEIIVVPGGGYGESEKDFCLAVAVPRDVEGLTCVITRKPSDTREEEEGWDAPKVGTITQAYLIFDDVFVPNERVFMAGEYKYSGKIIGYFAAIYRAAIGACVAGQGDVMIGAAINMARANGLSQKVFQDKLTQMAINNEINYGTGLGAMLAGKQHESGLYIPDALLAHVNKTQVAKLPYETKVITQDISGGIAETGCIPSYKDFQSELYGEHLYKALEAATDGESRTRAARLAEWLTVGAGIPGCMHGGGSPDGAKMVVKALTKWEDYAADAKRIAGITGEIVEPKKK; encoded by the coding sequence ATGGCATTAAAAACAGGTGAACAATATAAGGAAAGCTTAAGAAAAATGAGACCAAACGTGTACAAGTGGGATAGATTGATTGAAGATATAACAACAGATCCAGTAACAAGAGGGCACGTTGCTTCAGTAGCACATTCTTATGATATGAGCTTTGATGAGAAAGATGCATATATTTATACAGCAAAATCTCACTTAACAGGGGAAATAGCACACAGATGGAATACATTACCACAAACTGCTGAAGATCAAATGCACAATGCAAGAATGAAAAGACATCAATATAGACATTCTGGAACATGTAAAGGAGCAACCTGTGCTGGTTGGACTGGAATGACAGTGCTTTGGGCTGTTACACAGGAAATGGATAAAGAATATGGTACTAACTATCATGAGCGCCTTAAAAACTATTTTAAATACGTAGAAGATAATGCACTAGCCCTAGCAGGGGCTATTACAGATGCAAAAGGTGATAGATCTCTTAAACCATCTCAACAAAAAAATAAAGATTCACATGTACACATTAAAGAAGTAAGAGAAGATGGAATCGTTATAAGAGGATACAAAACTCAAATTTGTGGTATAGTTGGAGCTAATGAGATTATAGTTGTTCCTGGTGGTGGTTACGGGGAATCAGAAAAGGATTTCTGTCTAGCAGTAGCAGTACCAAGAGATGTTGAAGGACTTACATGCGTAATTACACGAAAACCAAGTGATACTCGTGAAGAAGAAGAGGGCTGGGATGCTCCAAAAGTCGGAACAATTACACAAGCATACTTAATATTTGATGATGTATTTGTACCAAATGAGCGTGTATTTATGGCTGGTGAGTATAAATACAGTGGTAAAATAATTGGATACTTCGCAGCAATTTATAGAGCAGCAATTGGCGCATGTGTTGCTGGTCAAGGGGATGTTATGATAGGGGCAGCAATAAATATGGCTAGAGCAAATGGTTTATCTCAAAAGGTATTTCAAGATAAATTAACTCAAATGGCCATTAATAATGAAATTAACTATGGAACTGGTTTAGGCGCTATGTTAGCAGGAAAACAGCATGAGTCTGGACTTTATATACCTGATGCTTTATTAGCTCATGTTAATAAAACTCAAGTAGCTAAACTTCCTTATGAAACAAAAGTTATTACTCAAGATATTAGTGGTGGTATTGCTGAAACCGGATGTATTCCATCATATAAAGATTTCCAATCTGAGTTATATGGAGAGCATCTATATAAAGCATTAGAAGCTGCAACCGATGGAGAATCAAGAACTAGAGCTGCTCGTTTAGCAGAATGGTTAACTGTAGGCGCAGGTATTCCTGGATGTATGCATGGTGGTGGTTCACCAGATGGCGCTAAGATGGTAGTTAAGGCTTTAACTAAGTGGGAAGATTATGCTGCTGATGCAAAAAGAATTGCAGGAATTACCGGGGAAATCGTAGAACCTAAAAAGAAATAA